Within the Phaseolus vulgaris cultivar G19833 chromosome 9, P. vulgaris v2.0, whole genome shotgun sequence genome, the region TATATTTAAGCATATAAAATATCTGAAGTTAGCAAAATGTACTACATGAATTTTTTCATGTGAATTAGTTATTTTTCAGTATGAACGAGATATATAGTAACTACCGTTGAGATAATTAATATCTATGATTTCATGGTCAATAAATGTTCCATACCTTTCGGTACTAGGTACTACAACAATcttgattaatttgatttaataaagtttaataatcttttatgaaatattttgatTGTTTAATTAACCTTCTTCCTTCAACTTAGTCCATATTTCTAACAACAGTATGCAGATAACTAAATAACTAAAGAACTACAATTCTAAAATCTAACTGAACGTTGTAATACTAaccttaaaaaattaaatatatataaatgtaaataacaaaataaaaaaaaataaaaacataatttgaagaagagaagaaaaggtGCCTTTTTTCACGTGAGTAGTGCATAGTGACATGGACAAAATGGTGGCGATGGCAGAGAGAGAATGGGAATGAAAAGGGAAGAGCAACTTCAAGCCCAGAAAGAATAGAACCGAAATGATGACACAGTTGGAGGAGGAGTGACACATTTTGCAGCAAAATTAAGAGATACAATGAGAGTTCCTATTAATAATCGTTCATCTTCATTTGATAATTGTCATAGTTTCCTCGTAGGAAGATAGGtctttaggtttaggttttgtaAGAAGAAAGAGATAGAGAGAAGGAAGAATTGTAGGGCAAAGATGAGGTCCACATTAGGAAAGTGGCAATGTCGTTGATAGCAAGCACATGAGGTGCCAACCATTGGGTTTGGGGACCACAAATATACATACACAACACACTATTTTGCTTCCGTTCTCAATGGCTTTGGCTTAAGTACAAACCCCACCTTCCATGCAACCCAATTACAAGAAACATGCAGCACAATACAAATATGGCAATTtgtttctaaataaaaaaacaccATCATAATTTAAAAACCCCTTTTCTTTCTTGTAAGCTCCCAGCGGCCCCACTTCCATCACCTCCTAAAACTCATTCTTCTTAGCCTATTATAGAGGAAAGAAAAGTGACCACTCACCGCTGTAGAATAATGCTATAGGAACCTAGAGAAATACCACGTGCCTTCACAAAAAAGAAGCCAGCACAGATACATCTTTTGAAAAGCAGAAAAAGAACAGAGAGAAACGAATATCCAGTATCTATTATTCTCTTAAATGATGCTTATGCTGCTTCCAGAATATCATTTACTTCTCTGTATACCAAGTAAAACCGCACTGCTTCCTTCCAAAAACTCTTATACTAGAACCTTCGTCATTTCTTCCTACCATTCTGCTTCCTTAAGTCTGCATATACTCACCACAGGGAACACTTTGATTTTCCTGACATCACCTACTACTTATGCCCCCATCCAGCCCTCCACCCCCGATAAAAACTAGCAAATTACACCTCCTTATAATAAGATCCTTTGCTTCCCCTCATtccctgcaaaaaaaaaaaacaaacaccaGTTTTGTCGCTTCGTATCCTCAAAGATATGCTGAAGCGTATTGTCCTGCCCTGCAGAACCTCTGTTTTACTCAAAATTTTGGTCCCTTGTCCATAGTATCCCTTCATCAGCACGACTACAACTCACTGCCATCCTCTAACCTCTCCTAGTTAGCCCCGGTATCGTGTACATGACGTGAAGTTGCCACTTCTCAGCAACATCCCCCACCTCAGCAGCTTAGCTTTTTCTTTCGGTTTGGGTGGGTGGGGACTACCAAAGCTTCCATTTAATGCATCAATACCACTAAAGCCTTCCATTCAAAAAGGGAACCACAACCATCATATGCTGCATCTATATATCTGTGTAAGTATATTTGTGTGTTTTAGAGTGAAAGAACCatctaaattataaataatatttgacATGGGTTGACACACTTTTGCTCTTGAACTTGGTTGAGGTTTTCTAGTCCAAAGAGATGTGTGAGGATGGATTTAGTTTTACGTTACCTCCACTCTCAAATCCGAGCTCAACAATGTGAAGAGTGTGTTTCCTCTTTCTGATGCCATTTTCGCATGTCTCGAGTTGTTGGACTTGTCAGCTGATGAACTCAGCTGGTCCATTTCTGCAGTTGAAAGTCCCCAAGGTATCATTTTATCTCAAGGTTCTATAAAACCAAACAAATTCTCCATGATTCTCTCATATATAATATCATTTATGTTACTTAGAATAAAGGGTATACGTATGTACATAATATTTGTGGCATGGCAAGGAAGCATAACAGGACTGGGAATCTGAGCTCTGATTTGAGCACATGGCTAAGTGCTGTACTTGCGAACACAGACACGTGCATGGAAGGTTTAGAAGGTACAAGTGAGAGTGTGAAGGATTTGATATCAATGAAATTAAGGAATCGACATGGTTGCTCCAAAAGCTGGTGAACCAAATTGTCAACCACCACAGCACCAGGGTTGGCAACAGCAGCACCCATAGCCGCAGGCAATCCAAAACCCATGGCTCCAAAACCCCTTGACGTCAACCACTGTCTAGGCCTCTTGTACTTGTAGAATTGCGCAGCCCACATCTGATGCTGCCCTACCCCAGTAGTAATAATAGCATCCCCATTTCTCCATTCATCAAGAACCTCAATTGCGTACTGAGGAGAAATCCCATCATCAAACGTCTTATAGCTCAAAGGAAACTTTTCTTTCTGCACATTAATCTCTTTTCTCCAAGCTCCAAGATCAAGCTTAACCTTCACCCCATATCCTCCAAAATCCTATTAATTCCCTGCAATGCTAAGATGATTGTTTACATTGATATTGATTCCGCTGAGCTTGGGAAGATTAAGCAGCCACACGTATCGGTTTGTGGAGATTTGAAGTTGGCATTGCAGGGGATTAATAGGATTTTGGAGGACATGGAGGTGAAGGGTAAGCTTGATCTTGGAGCTTGGAGAGAAGAGATTAATGTGCAGAAAGAAAAGTTTCCTTTGAGTTATAAGACGTTTGATGATGAGATTTCTCCTCAGTACGCAATTGAGGTTCTTGATGAGTTGACAAATGGGGATGCTATTATAACCGCTGGGGTAGGGCAGCATCAGATGTGGGCTGCGCAATTCTACAAGTACAAGAGGCCTAGACAGTGGTTGACGTCAGGGGGTTTTGGAGCCATGGGTTTTGGATTGCCTGCTGCTATGGGTGCTGCTGTTGCCAACCCTGGTGCTGTGGTGGTTGACATTGATGGGGATGGGAGTTTCATAATGAATGTTCAGGAATTGGCCCTGTAAGAGTGGAGAATGTCGTAAATAATTTAAGAGTTTATCATTCACTTTAGAATTTGgtcattttgtttttatctcaTCACTGTTAGCATTAAACTAAAAGTCTTCAGCCGTCATCAGTTTTATTTTAGCATCTGAATAGacaataattattatctttaattctaGTGTTGAAAGTCATTTATACTatgatttaaatgtaaattatagtataggttttatgagagagaaggtagaatttgagaagtctattgtaagactatttagagagattgtattcttatttgaaaaataacagtgaaataaaatatatattttctgttCACAAATATCTTGCTCTGTTTTATTCCCTCAACACCAACAATTGGTATCGGAGCTATTTTCTTGAGGGATCTGTAAGGTTAGTAAAGTGCACCAATGGAAGGAGGATCAAATTTTTCAGCAATGGCACCACCTGTCTTTGATGGAGACAGTTATCAAATGTGGGCTGTTCGTATGGAGACCTATctagaagcattggatttatgGGAAGCTGTAGAAGAGGACTATGAAATTCAGTCCCTTCCAGAAAACCCTACGGTGGCACAAATAAAATCACAGAAAGATAAAAAGATGAAGAGATCAAAGGCAAAAGCATGCCTATTTGCAGCTGTATCTCCTATGGTATTCACAAGGATAATGTCCTTGAAGTCAGCAAAAGAAATCTGGGATTACCTCAAGGCAGAATATGAAGGTGATGAAAGGATTCGGGGAATGCAAGCCCTGAATCTAATCAGAGAGTTTGAATTGCAGAAAATGAAGGAGTCGGAATCCATAAAAGAGTACTCAGACAGACTTCTAACCATTGCCAACAAAGTGAGGTTGCTGGGATCTGTGTTTAAAGATTCAAGAATTGTGGAAAAACTGTTTGTAACAGTTCCAGAGAGGTTTGAAGCCACCATAACAACCCTGGAGAACACAAAGGACCTATCAAAGATTTCTCTTGCAGAGCTCTTAaatgctttacaagcacaagaaCAAAGGAGAGCCATGAGACAAGATGGAGCAATAGAAGGAGCCTTACTAGTCAAACATGAAGGTGGCTGGAGAAACAAAGGTAGAAATTATCCTCCTTGTAAGCATTGCAACAAGTTAGGTCATCCACCGTTTAAGTGTTGGAGAAGACCTGATGCTAAGTgcaacaagtgcaatcaacttgggCATGAAGCAattatttgtagaaaccaaagtgAACAACAAGATGTAGATGCTCAAATTGCAAA harbors:
- the LOC137822424 gene encoding acetolactate synthase, chloroplastic-like, translating into MLPYPSSNNSIPISPFIKNLNCVLRRNPIIKRLIAQRKLFFLHINLFSPSSKIKLNLHPISSKILLIPCNAKMIVYIDIDSAELGKIKQPHVSVCGDLKLALQGINRILEDMEVKGKLDLGAWREEINVQKEKFPLSYKTFDDEISPQYAIEVLDELTNGDAIITAGVGQHQMWAAQFYKYKRPRQWLTSGGFGAMGFGLPAAMGAAVANPGAVVVDIDGDGSFIMNVQELAL